From the Lathyrus oleraceus cultivar Zhongwan6 chromosome 4, CAAS_Psat_ZW6_1.0, whole genome shotgun sequence genome, one window contains:
- the LOC127075441 gene encoding peroxisomal 2,4-dienoyl-CoA reductase [(3E)-enoyl-CoA-producing], whose amino-acid sequence MESPFKSDILKGKVALITGGASGIGFEISTQLGKHGASVALMGRRKQVLQSAVSVLQSLSIPAVGFEGDVRKQEDAARVIDSTFKRFGRIDILVNAAAGNFLAAAEDLSPNGFRTVLDIDSVGTFTMCHEALKYLKKGGPGRDSSSGGAIINISATLHYTASWYQIHVSAAKAAVDATTRNLALEWGTDYDIRVNGIAPGPISDTPGMTKLAPEELGSKAREEMPLFKIGEKWDIAMAAVYLVSDAGKFINGNTMIVDGGLWLSRPRHIPKEAVRQVSRALEKKSRNEPVGVPKSKL is encoded by the exons ATGGAGTCACCATTCAAATCTGATATATTGAAAGGAAAAGTAGCGCTGATAACAGGCGGAGCATCGGGAATCGGGTTTGAAATATCAACACAGTTAGGGAAACATGGTGCTTCCGTTGCTCTCATGGGTCGTCGGAAACAAGTTCTTCAATCCGCTGTTTCTGTTCTCCAATCGCTTTCAATCCCAGCCGTTGGTTTTGAAGGTGATGTCAGGAAGCAAGAAGATGCCGCCAGAGTTATCGATTCCACTTTCAAGCGTTTCGGTAGGATCGATATTCTTGTTAATGCTGCTGCTGGTAATTTTCTTGCCGCGGCCGAGGATCTCTCCCCAAATGGATTTCGAACCG TTTTGGATATTGATTCTGTTGGCACATTCACTATGTGCCATGAAGCACTTAAATATCTCAAGAAAGGGGGACCAGGAAGGGACTCTTCTAGTGGTGGAGCAATAATTAACATTAGTGCTACCTTGCATTATACAGCTTCTTGGTATCAAATTCACGTATCGGCAGCTAAG GCAGCTGTGGATGCAACAACAAGAAACTTGGCACTGGAATGGGGAACAGATTATGATATTAGAGTCAATGGGATTGCACCAGGTCCAATAAGTGACACTCCTGGCATGACTAAACTGGCTCCTGAAGAATTAGGTAGCAAAGCCAGAGAAGAAATGCCTCTATTTAAAATTGGGGAGAAATGGGATATTGCAATGGCTGCTGTCTACCTAGTATCAGATGCAG GAAAATTCATTAATGGCAACACTATGATAGTTGATGGTGGACTTTGGCTAAGTCGGCCTCGTCATATACCGAAAGAGGCAGTGAGGCAAGTATCGCGGGCACTAGAAAAGAAATCCAGAAATGAACCAGTTGGAGTTCCCAAAAGCAAGCTGTGA